The region AAGGTTGGCGGATTCAAATATGGTATTACTGTAAGTGGTGCTGCAAACAAAAATAAAGTTACAAAAGTTGCAAATGCTGATGGTATAATTCATGGTGTTAGTAATGTATTATCGCAAGGAACTTCGGAAATTTCAAGAGCACAAGTTGGTTTCCCGATAGGATATTTTTACGGGTATAAAACGGCAGGGATTTTACAAAATCAACAAGAAGTGAATGCTTATGTTGGGCCATCTGGACAGCCGTATTTTAATGATCAGCGCCCTGGAGATGTTCGTTTTGTAGACTTAAATAACGACGGTGTTATCGACGAAAAAGATAAGACAATGTTAGGAGATCCGAATCCTGACTTTCAATTAGGTATCCAATTAAACTTTGAATTTAAAAATGTTTATTTAAATACTACAATGGCAGGTAAATACGGTATGCAGGTTATGCAATCTTACAGATCTTTTGCTGATATGCCTAAACAAAATTATACTTCAGATGTTTTTAACCGTTGGCATGGTGAAGGTACTTCTAATACAATGCCTCGTTTAAGTTCGGTTTCAAACAGAAACTCAAATTATATTTCTGATATATATATGCATAATGCAGATTATTTAAGAATTAATAATTTAACGGTAGGTTATAATTTTAACGAAATATTGAAAGATTTTAAATTTATCTCTAACCTTAAATTCTATGTTGCGGTAAATAACTTATACACATTTACTAAATATGATGGTATGGACCCGGAGGTGCGTTGGGCAGGAAACAATACAACTACTCCTTGGGCTTCAGGAATCGATCTTGGTTTGTATCCACAATCCAGAACAGTAATGTTTGGATTAAGTGCTGATTTTTAATATTAATACATTCAAAATGAAAAAACTAAAATATATTATAGCGATTTCAGTAATTTTTACAACCTCAAGTTGTGATGATTATTTGGATCAAGACAATATTACCGAAAAGAGTTTAGCGAGTTTTTATAAATCTCCTACGGATATAGATGAGGCGATGGCAGGTGTTTATAACGCTATCTATGCAAATGCTATAACAAGTGAAGAGCAAGTTGCGGCTAATTTGATGGACAATATGATGTTAGGAGGCGGAGGCCCCGATGACAAAGCGGCTAAGTGGGTAGATAATTTTGAAGATCCAACTGAAGATACTTATCGTGATATGTGGGTACAGTCATATAATGGAATTTCGAGAGCAAATGCTATTATAGAAAAAGTACCATTAGCTGATTTTTCTACCTATTTTAATACACCTGCAGAGGCGATAGATTTTAAAAATCAAGCATTGGGAGAAGCTTTGTTTATGAGAGCTTTCTTTTACTTTAGACTGGCTAAATTTTTTGGAGGAGTACCGCTAATAATTACCTATGATGGCGATAGACGTGCTCCAAGAGCTACTTATACAGAAACCTTTGCTCAAATTGCTTCGGATTTAAAATTAGCAATTGAAACTATGCCGGCTACCCCTTTTACAAGTATTCCTACAGCAAGATATGGGCATGCTAATAAATGGGTTGCTGAGGCTTATTTAGGGCGTGTGTTTTTGTTCTATACGGGCTATATGTCTAATATAGAAAATCAGGCAACGACAGATTTACCGCTTGTTGGAGGAGGTACTATAACAGGTACACAAGTAGCGACTTATTTAAGTGATTGTATAAACAATAGTGGTCATAAATTAGCTTCAGATTTTAGAAATCTTTGGCCTTACTCTTATTTAAATAAAGCTTCAGGAAGTAATATATTGCCGTGGGCAACAACTGAAGGTTTGGCATGGGTTGGTCAGGACGGAGCTAGTCCAACGTTTGGGACAGGAAACTTAGAGACTATGTTTGTACAAAGGTTTTCATTCGGAGACTGGGGTTGGACAAATGGTAATATTTATACTAATAGAATGACTTTGTTTAATTCGATGCGTGGAAATTCATTGGTTCCTTTTGGCGAAGGCTGGGGATGGTGTACTGTAAATCCTAAATTATACAGTGGATGGTCAGATCTTGATCCAAGAAAAAGAGGCTCTATTTTGGAAGTCGGAAGAGTTGACCAAGGAACGGGAGGTTATGCTAAAGATAAAGGTGATCATGAAACTGGTTTGTTTAATAAAAAATATGCGTCACTTCAATATGACAATGGTAAAGGTGCTAATGTAGGGATGTTTGTACAATTGTATGGCTGGACTAATGCAGATATGCAGTTAATGCATGCACAGGATTTTATTTTCATGCGTTTTGCTGATGTGTTATTAATGCATTCAGAAATTACTAAAACTGCTGACGGTATGAATGCTGTGAGATTACGAGCAAAATTAGGCCCTGTAGGATATTCTTTAGATGCAATAAAAGAAGAGCGTTTACATGAATTTGCTTTTGAAGCTTTACATTGGTTTGATCTGGTGCGTTGGGGAGATGTTAATACGGCGTTTAATGATGTTATTCAGGTTAGAAATTCTGGTGTTGACGCTAATTACAGTGCAAAATACAGACCGGAAACAAAAGGATTAGTTCCGATTCCGGAGACGGAAATGAGGCTTTTAAACGGAATTTATACTCAAAATCCAGGATGGTAATATTTAATAACTATTAATAATTAGAAAGATGAAAATTCACAATATAAAATATTTATTAATTGCTGCGTTTATGCTGGTCTTTTCCGCATGCGATCCAATCGTGGATGAGCAGCATTTATCGAATAGTACTGATGTTGCGGGGGTTAACTTAAAAGTAACCCATAGCACGCCTGGAGGTAATAAAATTACTTTGACTATGGATACACCTGGTGTTACTGGTTACTGGGATTATAATTTAGGAAAAGCCCTGACAAATGAAGCAACAATTGTTTATCCAATTCCAGGGAAATCTACATTTACTTTTGTAGGGACTTTAGGAGGTGAGTTTTTTGCGAAAACTATTGATGCTCAAATTGATAAGCTGGACACTCCTTTAGATCAGGATTGGTATGATTTAGTAAGTACTAATACAGCTACTGGAAAAACATGGGTTTTTGACGGGGCAGCGGGTACAGGTGCAGCTTATTGGTTTATGTCCCCTCCGGACAATCCGGACTCAGCAATGAGTGCATGGTGGAATGCTGGAGATTGTTGTCCGCCTCTTGATGTAGCAGGAAACATGCATTTTGATTTGAACGGTGCAGCAAATTATAATCATTACCAAACCGCTTCTGCAGCTGCAGAAAAAGGAAGTTTTGTCTTAGATGTAGCAAACAAAAAGCTATTTATTCAAAACTCAAAAATTTTAGGCTATGAAGCAGGAAACACTGCTAATGAGTATAATATTATTACGCTTACAGCAGATAAATTAGTGTTATATGTGCCAAGAAGTTTAAAAGATGCTGGTACAGGTTGGACATTTGTTTACAAACCTCAATAATATTTTGTGTTAGTTATAGTTATTTTCGAAAAAGGAAGATTCAAACATTCCTTTTTCGAATTTTCACCATTTTTATCTTGCTCGACAATACAGAGCAAAATAATAGAAAGTTTAAACTACTATGGTTAGTTTAAGTTAAGTTTATTGCCTGGATAGCCCATAATTTCGATTATGGGCTATTTTTTTTTGTTTCTAACAGAAGAACTCTAAGATGCGTTATTTCTCAGCTTAATTGTCTTCTGTATGTATCATTAATTCGCTTTTTGGGTTGTTTTAATCTTTTATTTTTTATTGAAGCCTTAATTCAGGGCTTTTATATAGTTTTTAGTCTTAATATCAGCATTTTTCTTGCTTTTCTTGCTTTTTTTTGATGTCGTTTTGGTAATCATCAAAAAAATATTTAGTTAAGAAGTACTTATGTAATATTAATTTGCCTTAAAATCCAAAATTAATCAACATCAGTCTGCTTTTACAAATACAAGACTTCTTTTGTTAAGGTGTTCTGTTGCTTATTTATTTAAATACTAAATCCTTTCACTTTAAGAGAGCGACAGGCTGAAATCTTCAAATCATTAAAAATAAAAAGACATCGAGTTTAAACTTTCTTTCTCATGTTTTTTTGGAATAAATTCAGAGACTTTAGTGACTACAGCTTCAAAAATTGTATTTAAAATTCAATTTTTACCTTTCTTCACAATGAAAATGACTTAAAAAACGGTGAGCAAAACTGCTTTTTTGTAGGTAAAACCTATGTAAAAATCTAAAAATAAGAATTTTCTTCTGTTGAAATTTTTATCAATAACGTAAAAAAACTAACCTAAAAATATCATATTCTCTGTTTGGGCTGTTTTGAAGATTTTATAGAGATTTTAGTTTTAAATGTTTGTAAAATAAGTGTTTGTGTAGCTATTTGTACTACTATCACGTTGTAGTTTTATAAATTTTGGGTATAATTTTATCAAAAAAAATTATGTAGTGTTTATTTTTAAAATTAACTTTTCTTTAGTACTACTTTTTATTTTTTTAAAATGTTATATATCAATTAATTATATTTTTTTTGATGTGTTTTTATAATATTAAAATTTTCAATTTGATGTGTTTTTGTATGGATTTTTAAATACGAAAAACAAAAATTTAGTTTTAGTATTGCATCGAATTACTAATTAATTAACCAAAATTTTTAGAAAAATGAAATTAACAAAATTACTTGTTTTTTGTATTTCATCTTTGTTATTCTCGGTTATTGCTGTGGCTCAGGATGTCACAGTAAATGGAATGATAAGCGATGAAAGTGGAATGCCTGTTCCAGGTGCGACAGTTTTATTAAAAGGAACTACTAAATCAACAGCTTCCGATTTTGATGGGAAGTTTCAGATGCAGGTACCTTCAAACGGAACTTTAACAATCACATTTATTGGTTATACTACAGTAAATGAAGCTGTAAATGGTAGAACAAAAATCTCAATTCAATTAAAACCGGAATCACAATCTTTAAATGAGGTTGTTGTGGTTGGATATGGTACTCAAAAGAAATCTGTTGTTACTGGAGCAATTTCCAGTGTAAAAGCACAAGATCTTGAAAAAGTACCAAACGGGCGTGTTGAACAAGCTTTACAAGGTAGGGTTGCCGGTGTTACTATTGCAGCTACTTCTGGACAGCCTGGTGCAGCTTCTAAGGTTCGTATAAGAGGTATAACTACTTTTAGAGAAGGTGGAAATGATCCGTTATGGGTTGTTGACGGAATTGCTATTGATGCTGGTGCAGTTGGTTTTATCAACCAATCTGATATTGAATCTATTGAGGTTCTTAAAGATGCAGCTTCGGCAGCAATTTACGGTACTCGTGCAGCAACTGGAGTTATTTTAGTGACTACTAAAAAAGGAAAATCAGGAAAAATTTCTGTGAATTATAGTGGTTTTGCAGGAGTTGCCGCTCCGGCAAAAAAATTAAACCTGTTGAATGCAAGTCAATATGCAACAATTATGAATGAAAAGTCTGTTGCAGATGGTGGCGCTATAAAATATGCAAATCCAGCGTCTTATGGTAAAGGTACAGACTGGCAGGATGCAGTTTTTAACAATTCCGCTTTTAGATATACACACGAACTAAGTTTTAGTGGTGGTGGAGAAAAATCTACTTTTTATGCTTCTTTTGGAGTTCAGGATCAGGAAGGTATCGTTGCAACGGATATTTCAAATTATACAAAGAAAAACTTCCGTTTAAATTCAACACACAAAATTTCGGACTATTTTACTTTTGGACAAACGTTTGGATATACTCATCAAAAAACAAAGGATATTGGAAATATTAATAGTGAATTTGGCGGGGTATTAAGTTCTGCAATTAACTTAGATCCTATTACTCCGATAGTTGCAGATCCTTCAGTAATCGGCTCAGGTTTTTATAACAGTCCAAATATTGTTTTGGATTCTCACGGGAATCCTTACGGTATTTCTCCTGTAGTACAACAAGAGATGACAAATCCACTAGCTTATACACAAACTAGATTGGGAGGTTATAACTGGTCTGATGATTTTGTTGGGAATGCTTACTTAGAAGCTAATATTACTAGTCACTTAAAAGTAAGATCAACACTTGGAGGTAAATTAGCGTATTGGGGCAAAGAGATGTTTACACCTGTTTTCTACCTGAATCCAAACATGAAAGCGGATAGAAACAATTATAGCCAGGACAACGAAAAAGCATTTGCATGGAATATAGAAAACACGCTTAACTATACTAATAAATTTGGAGATCACTCTATTAATGCTTTAGTAGGACAAGGTGCTTATGTAGAAAACATCGGAAAAACAATTGGTACTACATTCTATGGCTTGCCAATTACAAGTTATAAAGATGCTTCATGGAATTTTAACCTTCCACAAGATGATATGGTGAGTAGAGCAAGTGATAAAATTGAGCATAAGTTATCATCTTTATTTTTCCGTCTAAACTACGATTACAAAGAGAAATATCTATTTACAGGAATTGTTCGTCGTGACGGTTCAACAAGATTTGGAGAAAACAAGAAATTTGGAGTTTTCCCTTCATTCTCTTTAGGATGGGTAATTTCGAAAGAAGGATTCTGGACAGAAAACAATATCGTTAATACGTTAAAACTTCGTGGAGGTTATGGAGTTGTTGGTAATGATAATATTTGGGATTTTAAATATAGAGGTTTAGTTGTTGGAGGATACAATTACGCTGTTGGAAATGATGGGTCAATTACTACAGGTTACGGAAACTCTACTTTACCAAATGCAGATTTAGGATGGGAAGAAACATCACAAACTACTGTTGGTCTTGATGCTAAACTTTTTAATGATTTCACTCTTACTTTAGACTATTATAAAAAGAGAACAACAGGAATCTTAAGAGACGTTGTTATTCCTGGTTACGTTGGAGTTGTTGATGCACCAGCGGCAAATATTGCTGATATGAACAACAGTGGTTTTGAGGTTGAAGCAGGATACAAGAAAAGACTTGGTGATTTTAATTTAGGAGTGAATGCCAATTTTGCCTATTTGAAAAATGAAGTTACTTACGTAGGATCTAATACAAACTTTATCGCGGGTGATGCTAGTTTCCAATCTATGGGGCAAGTAACAAGAACTCAGGTTGGACATTCATTCAATGAATTTTACGGTTTTAAAACTGCTGGAATATTTCAAAATGAAGCAGAAGTTGAAGCTTACAAAAATGCTTCAGGCGGTTTAATTCAACCAAATGCAAGACCAGGTGATTTCCGTTGGGTAGACAATAATGGAGATGGAGCTATTACAGATGATGATAAACAATACTTAGGAACTAACATCCCTAAATATACTTTCGGATTTACTGTAAACTTAGATTACAAAAATTTCGATTTCATGGCGTTTACTCAAGGTGCTGCAGGAAGCAAAATTTTCCAGGGATTAAGAAGACTTGATATGTTAACAGCAAACTATCAAACTGAAGCTTTAGGACGTTGGGTTGGAGAAGGAACTTCAAACGATTATCCTAGATTGACTAACAACGATCCAAATAAAAACTTCAGTAACATGTCTGATTTCTACCTTGAAAACGGAAACTACTTACGTTTGAAAGTTGTGACTCTTGGATATACAATGCCAACTGGTTTATCCTCTAAAATTGGAGCAGACAGAATTCGTTTTTATGTAACTGGAGAAAATTTAATCACTTTCACAAAATATACTGGTTATGATCCAGAAATTGGAGGTCAGGTTTTCGGTGTAGATAAAGGTGTTTATCCACAAGCAAGATCTATTCTGTTAGGAGCTAACGTTCAATTTTAAAAATTAAAAGAATTATGAAAACTATAAAATTTAAATATATATACTTTGCCGTAGCATTGGCAGCCTTAGCAGGAGCTTGTTCTGAAGATTTTGTGAGCATTGATCCAAAAGGACAATTCGATTCAAGTACCTACTTTTCTAACGAACAACAATGTTATGCAGCCTTAATTGGAGTTTATGATCCATTAAGAAAAAATACTGGTGGTTTCGAAAACCTGGTTGCTATGCTAAATGCGGGTTCAGATGATTTTTATGCCGGGGGTGGTAGCGCAACAGATGGAAACGGAATCCAGAACTTTTCTAAACACTCTCTTTCATCAATTAGTATTCCAAGTAGTTACTGGGATGATCATTATCAGGGTGTTTCAAGAGCAAACATGTTAATCTCAAAGCTTCCGGCAGCAACAATGGGCGAGGATGTAAGAGCGAGATTTACTGCAGAAGCAAAAGCACTAAGAGCATTTTACTATTTCAATCTAGTTAGAATGTTTAAAAATATTCCATTGGTTTTAGTTCCTTTAAACACTCAGACTATCTATGATCCGGAACAAGTTACACCAGAGGTAATTTATGCACAAATCGAAAAAGATTTATTAGAAGCTATTCCAAATTTACCTAATACTGTTGATGCAAAGACAGAGTCTGGAAGATTTAACAAAGGAACAGCTCAGGCAATTCTTGGAAAAGTTTATTTGTTTGAAAACAAAAAGACTGAAGCTGCAGCTGTTTTGGCTGAAGTAAATGGTACACCGGGAGCAACAAATCAATACGGAAATAAATTACTTACTAAGTTTAGTGATTTATGGGTAACATCAAATAAGTTTAATGCAGAATCTATATTAGAAGTATCTCATAGTAGTGCGGGTAATTCTGATTGGGGTTTCTGGGGACAAGGTAAAGACGAAGGAAACTCTTTAAACGTTATGGTTGGACCAAGAGGTTATTCAAGACCTGACGGTTCTGATGCACCAGATCTTCCTGCAGGTTGGGCCTTTAACGTGGCAACTCAGAAATTATATGATGCTATGAAAACAGATCCAAGATTTGAAGCTACTATTTTTGATTTGAAAGCTTTAAAAGCAGCTGGTAAAGCAGATTATATCCCAGCTTATCAGGACACAGGTTACTTCCTGAATAAATATCTTCCTAGACAATCAGATGTAAGAACTGGAGGAGGAGCTGCTGAGTTGAACTACAAGCAAAACTCTTATGTAATCAGACTTGCAGATACGTACTTAATGGAAGCAGAAGCTTTAGGATCTGGAGCAAGAGCGCAGGCTTTACTGGATGCAGTTAGAGCAAGAGTTGGACTGCCATCTGTTCCTGTGACATTAGCTGCTATCAAAAATGAGCGCAGAATGGAATTGGCTGGAGAAGGACACAGATTCTTTGACTTAGTTAGATGGGGAGATGCAGCAGCAGCACTATCAGACAGAGGTTTTGACGCTGGTACAGATGAGATTTTCCCAATTCCTTTCAAGGAGTTAAATGGTACTAAATTGAAACAAAATCCTAATTATCAATAGTAGTCTCTAACTAATAAACCAAAAACAAAATGAACCTAAATATAAATTTAAGAAAGAGTGTATACCTAATGCTAGTTTTAGCATTAGGTACACTAAATAGCTGTGATGACAGTGTTGATACAAATCCGCTTACGGCTACCGATGTTGATGCTTCGTTTACTATAACGCCGGTTGAAGGAGCAATGAATACCTATCTTCTAACCGCTCAGACAAAAGGAGTTATCTTATCAAAATGGGATACTGGAGACGGAGCTTCAGTTGGAAAAATGAATCAGGTAATTTCTTTACCGGATGCTGGTACTTACACTATTACGCATACTGCTATTGGAGCAGGTGTTGCAACCGGAACTGCTTCTAAACAAATTATTGTAGAAAAAACAGACCCAGCTAAAGGAAACTTAGTGCAGGGAGGAACTTTTGCTACAGCTGCAGATCAGGCTAAATGGACAAATGCAAAACTAAGTCCATCAGGTGCAGCTTTTTGGTCTTTCGGTGCTAATGGTGCTACAATTTATTCACCGGGAGGATGGGCTCAGGAAGGTATTTATCAGGCTATCGAAGTTGTAAAAGATAGAGAATATACAGTTGATATGACAGTTTCTTGTCCTAGTGGTTTAAAAGAAACTTTTTTTGAAGTATATGCCGGAACATCAGTGCCAAAACCAGGTGTTGAGTACAAAGATAACTTAGTGATGGGTATAGGTACTTGGGATGGTTGTGGATTATCTAAGTTTTCAGGAAGATTATCTGGAGTTGGATGCAAGAAAAACGCTGTAACTAACACCGTTTCTAATGTTGTTAAATTCGCTCAAAGCGGAACAATCTATCTTTTAATCAGATCCGGAAGCAACGCTACGGGTAATGAACCAATTACTGTTACAAAGGTTGAATTTAGAGGAAAATAAAGAGTTAAGTTAAGTTTAAGTTTAAGTTTGGTTGTAAAATAGCCCGTAATCATTATGAGTATGGGCTATTTTTAAATTCTTTAAAAGGATTAGAATCAGGTTTAGATTTCTCCAGAACTTCAATTAAAACAAAAATAATTGGGAGCAAATGAAAAAAAATAGTCTAAAAATTTTATGCCTTTTGTTTGCTGCTGCGGCTTTTGCGCAACAGCCAAAAACAAAAAAAGAATTTACAACCAATGGTAAAAAAGTAACCGTTTATACTACAGCAGAGAACTCAAAGTTAAGATTGACATCAACAGATAATTTGACTTTTTCTGCAGCAAAACAACCTCTGGAAACTGAAACATCTGTATTTGTAGAACCAGCTAAAAAGTTTCAGACTTTTATGGGAATTGGTGGCGCTATTACTGATGCAAGTGCCGAAATATTTGCCAAACTTTCAAAAGAAAAACAAGCAGAATTCTTAAATGCTTATTACGATCAGCAAAAAGGGATTGGTTATTCTTTGCTAAGAACAACAATTCAAAGTTCTGATTTTAGCAGTGGAAGCTATTCTTATATCGAAGAAGGCGACAAGGATCTAAAAACTTTTTCTATTGATCATGACAGACAATATAGAATTCCTTTAATAAAACAGGCAATTCAAAAAGCGGGAGGAAAACTAACTACTTATGTAGCACCGTGGTCACCAAATGCTTTCATGAAAAGCAATAAAAATGTATTGAAAGGAGGAACATTACTTCCTGAATATTATCAAACCTGGGCAAACTTTTATGTGAAGTTTATCAAAGCATACGAAAAAGAAGGAATTCCAATTTGGGGAACTTCTACTCAAAATGAACCAATGGCAGTGCAGACTTGGGAATCTTGTATTTACACAGCCGAAGCAGAAAGAGATTTTATTAAAAATTATCTTGGACCGACTTTGAAAAAAGAAAATCTGGGAGATAAAAAAATCATCGTTTGGGATCATAACCGTGATTTAATGAATTACCGTGCTAATGTAATTTACTCTGATCCTGAAGCATCAAAATATGTTTGGGGAATGGGATTTCACTGGTACGAAACATGGTCTGGTGGAGCGCCGATGTTTGATAATGTTGCCAAAGTAAATGAAGCTTATCCAAACAAAAAACTAATGTTTACAGAAGGATGTATCGAAAAATTTGATGCATCAAAATATCAATTCTGGGGCAATGCAGAACGTTACGGAATCAATATGATTAATGATTTTAACAACGGAACTGTGGCCTGGACAGACTGGAATATTTTACTAGACCAAAAAGGAGGACCTAATCATGTTGGAAACTTTTGTTTTGCACCAATTCATGCAGATACAACAACAGGCGAGTTAATTTACACTCCATCTTATTATTACATTGGACATTTCTCAAAATTCATTCGTTTGAATGCAGTAAGAGTAAGTACAGCAACAAGCCGAAGCGCATTATTAAGTACATCATTTTTAAATACTGACGGAACAATGGCAACTATCGTCATGAATCAGTCAGCAAATGAACTTACCTATAATTTGATTATTGGAGCTGAAAAAGCGGTCGTTAAAATTCCGCCAAGAGCCATACAAACACTTGTTTATTAATATTTTGTAGTAAAGTAGAGAAGAGGACTAAATTGAATCATCCAAATTAGTCTTCTCTTACTTTTAATTTTAAACAATATGAAAGTAACAAAAGTATTTTTATCAGCCTTTATCATAATACAATCAAGCTGTTTTGTCTCAAAGATAACAGCTCAAAACACCAGTGCTTCATCACAAAAAAACAATAAAATAAAGGTTTTTACTACTGCCGAAAATTCCACTTTGAAATTATCATTATCCAATGATTTAATTTTGAAAAACAACACTACACAACAAAAAAATCCAACAGTATCTATTATTGTAAATACTGAAAAAACAGATCAGACCTTTATTGGAATTGGAGGTGCAATTACAGATGCAAGTGCAGAAGTTTTTGCCAAATTATCTCCTAAAAAGCAGCAGGAATTTCTAAATGCTTATTACGATAAAAACAAAGGAATTGGTTACACTCTAGCAAGAACAAATATTCACAGCTGTGATTTCAGCAGTGACAGTTATACTTATATTTCAGAAGGTGATAAAGAGTTAAAGACTTTTAATATTGATCACGATCGAAAATATAGAATCCCATTGATTAAAAAAGCAATTGAAACAGCCGGCGGAAAACTAACCTTATTTGTCAGTCCATGGAGTCCCCCAGCTTTTATGAAAGATAATAATGATATTTTACACGGCGGCGTTTTGTTGCCTGAGTTTGCCTCTTCATGGGCTCTATATTATGCTAAATTTATTAAGGCTTATGAGAAAGAAGGAATTCCGGTTTGGGGATTAACGATTCAGAATGAGCCAATGGCAAAACAAAGATGGGAATCTTGTATCTACACTCCTGAAGCGGAGAGAGATTTTCTTAAAAATCATTTAGGGCCAACTTTAGAAAAAGAAGGATTAGGTTCTAAAAAAATTATTATCTGGGATCATAACAGAGGAGACATGTTAGAGAAACGTGCTAATCTGGTTTTCTCAGATCCGGAAGTTTCAAAATATGCATGGGGAATTGGATTTCACTGGTATGAAACCTGGAACGGCGGGCCTCCACAATTTGAATCTGTAGCAAAAGTACACGAATCTTTTCCAAACAAAAATCTAATATTTACAGAAGGCTGTATTGAAAAATTTGATGCATCAAAGTATCAATTTTGGGGAAATGCAGAACGTTATGGACTCAATATGCTTAATGATTTCAATAATGGAACTGTGGCCTGGACAGACTGGAATATTCTTTTAGATCAAAATAGAGGTCCTAATCATGTTGGTAATTTCTGTTTTGCACCCATTCATGCCGATACTACAAAAGATGAATTAATCTATACTCCGATGTATTATTATATTGGACATTTCTCCAAATTTATCAGGCCAAATGCTAAAAGAGTTTTAGAAACAGTAAGTGATAAATCGTTATTAAGTACTTCTTTTAAAAATTCTGACGGACAATTGATTACTATCGTGATGAACCAATCTGATAAAGAGATTGTTTATTCTTTGGAAAATCAAAAATCAAAAAAAATCATTACTATTCCCGCACATGCGATACAAACTATAGTGTACTAAACATGCGTAATTAACCTTAAAACCAAAGCAATGAAATTGAATATTAAAAATACTATAAAAGCATTTTTCTTTATGACAGCCGTACTGGCTCAGGTAAAATGTTCTTCTTCCAACGATGTTGTTGAGAATCCGCCAGTAGTAAACCCACCTGTGGTAAATCCGCCGGTGA is a window of Flavobacterium crocinum DNA encoding:
- a CDS encoding SusC/RagA family TonB-linked outer membrane protein; its protein translation is MKLTKLLVFCISSLLFSVIAVAQDVTVNGMISDESGMPVPGATVLLKGTTKSTASDFDGKFQMQVPSNGTLTITFIGYTTVNEAVNGRTKISIQLKPESQSLNEVVVVGYGTQKKSVVTGAISSVKAQDLEKVPNGRVEQALQGRVAGVTIAATSGQPGAASKVRIRGITTFREGGNDPLWVVDGIAIDAGAVGFINQSDIESIEVLKDAASAAIYGTRAATGVILVTTKKGKSGKISVNYSGFAGVAAPAKKLNLLNASQYATIMNEKSVADGGAIKYANPASYGKGTDWQDAVFNNSAFRYTHELSFSGGGEKSTFYASFGVQDQEGIVATDISNYTKKNFRLNSTHKISDYFTFGQTFGYTHQKTKDIGNINSEFGGVLSSAINLDPITPIVADPSVIGSGFYNSPNIVLDSHGNPYGISPVVQQEMTNPLAYTQTRLGGYNWSDDFVGNAYLEANITSHLKVRSTLGGKLAYWGKEMFTPVFYLNPNMKADRNNYSQDNEKAFAWNIENTLNYTNKFGDHSINALVGQGAYVENIGKTIGTTFYGLPITSYKDASWNFNLPQDDMVSRASDKIEHKLSSLFFRLNYDYKEKYLFTGIVRRDGSTRFGENKKFGVFPSFSLGWVISKEGFWTENNIVNTLKLRGGYGVVGNDNIWDFKYRGLVVGGYNYAVGNDGSITTGYGNSTLPNADLGWEETSQTTVGLDAKLFNDFTLTLDYYKKRTTGILRDVVIPGYVGVVDAPAANIADMNNSGFEVEAGYKKRLGDFNLGVNANFAYLKNEVTYVGSNTNFIAGDASFQSMGQVTRTQVGHSFNEFYGFKTAGIFQNEAEVEAYKNASGGLIQPNARPGDFRWVDNNGDGAITDDDKQYLGTNIPKYTFGFTVNLDYKNFDFMAFTQGAAGSKIFQGLRRLDMLTANYQTEALGRWVGEGTSNDYPRLTNNDPNKNFSNMSDFYLENGNYLRLKVVTLGYTMPTGLSSKIGADRIRFYVTGENLITFTKYTGYDPEIGGQVFGVDKGVYPQARSILLGANVQF
- a CDS encoding RagB/SusD family nutrient uptake outer membrane protein, with translation MKTIKFKYIYFAVALAALAGACSEDFVSIDPKGQFDSSTYFSNEQQCYAALIGVYDPLRKNTGGFENLVAMLNAGSDDFYAGGGSATDGNGIQNFSKHSLSSISIPSSYWDDHYQGVSRANMLISKLPAATMGEDVRARFTAEAKALRAFYYFNLVRMFKNIPLVLVPLNTQTIYDPEQVTPEVIYAQIEKDLLEAIPNLPNTVDAKTESGRFNKGTAQAILGKVYLFENKKTEAAAVLAEVNGTPGATNQYGNKLLTKFSDLWVTSNKFNAESILEVSHSSAGNSDWGFWGQGKDEGNSLNVMVGPRGYSRPDGSDAPDLPAGWAFNVATQKLYDAMKTDPRFEATIFDLKALKAAGKADYIPAYQDTGYFLNKYLPRQSDVRTGGGAAELNYKQNSYVIRLADTYLMEAEALGSGARAQALLDAVRARVGLPSVPVTLAAIKNERRMELAGEGHRFFDLVRWGDAAAALSDRGFDAGTDEIFPIPFKELNGTKLKQNPNYQ
- a CDS encoding RagB/SusD family nutrient uptake outer membrane protein yields the protein MKKLKYIIAISVIFTTSSCDDYLDQDNITEKSLASFYKSPTDIDEAMAGVYNAIYANAITSEEQVAANLMDNMMLGGGGPDDKAAKWVDNFEDPTEDTYRDMWVQSYNGISRANAIIEKVPLADFSTYFNTPAEAIDFKNQALGEALFMRAFFYFRLAKFFGGVPLIITYDGDRRAPRATYTETFAQIASDLKLAIETMPATPFTSIPTARYGHANKWVAEAYLGRVFLFYTGYMSNIENQATTDLPLVGGGTITGTQVATYLSDCINNSGHKLASDFRNLWPYSYLNKASGSNILPWATTEGLAWVGQDGASPTFGTGNLETMFVQRFSFGDWGWTNGNIYTNRMTLFNSMRGNSLVPFGEGWGWCTVNPKLYSGWSDLDPRKRGSILEVGRVDQGTGGYAKDKGDHETGLFNKKYASLQYDNGKGANVGMFVQLYGWTNADMQLMHAQDFIFMRFADVLLMHSEITKTADGMNAVRLRAKLGPVGYSLDAIKEERLHEFAFEALHWFDLVRWGDVNTAFNDVIQVRNSGVDANYSAKYRPETKGLVPIPETEMRLLNGIYTQNPGW